The proteins below come from a single Mycolicibacterium sp. TY81 genomic window:
- a CDS encoding LpqN/LpqT family lipoprotein — MPQRIVGALLSVATALTLAACDAKTPDYKSIWSTTPTTSTTPVDKASLIPFPDYLNKLGVQSKQVVPDQLTDLKVTLPRPQGWTGYKNLNYSPGTVTIAKNDTYPLAMLMVFQLSGDFDVKDALKHSDADALLSENFKKLYSSTEDFQGYPSAMIEGSYDLHNRRMQSYNRIVIAQPSPPRPGIHYLIQLTVTTYAEQAKEQAGDIEAIIKGFSVGPK; from the coding sequence ATCCCGCAGCGGATCGTCGGTGCGTTGCTGTCCGTTGCGACCGCCCTGACCCTCGCCGCATGCGACGCGAAAACGCCTGACTACAAGTCGATCTGGTCGACGACGCCGACCACCAGCACGACGCCGGTGGACAAGGCCAGCCTGATCCCGTTCCCCGATTACCTGAACAAGCTCGGCGTGCAGAGCAAGCAGGTCGTCCCCGATCAGCTCACCGATCTCAAGGTGACACTGCCACGGCCGCAGGGCTGGACGGGCTACAAGAACCTCAACTACTCGCCCGGCACCGTGACGATCGCCAAGAACGACACCTATCCCCTGGCGATGCTGATGGTGTTCCAGCTGTCCGGTGACTTCGACGTCAAGGACGCCCTCAAACACTCCGACGCCGACGCGCTGCTGTCCGAGAACTTCAAGAAGCTCTACAGCTCGACCGAGGACTTCCAGGGTTATCCGTCGGCGATGATCGAGGGCAGCTACGACCTGCACAACCGCCGGATGCAGTCGTACAACCGCATCGTCATCGCGCAGCCGTCGCCGCCGCGACCGGGGATCCACTACCTGATCCAGCTGACCGTCACGACGTACGCCGAGCAGGCCAAGGAGCAGGCGGGCGACATCGAGGCGATCATCAAGGGCTTCTCGGTCGGACCCAAGTAG
- the arsC gene encoding arsenate reductase (glutaredoxin) (This arsenate reductase requires both glutathione and glutaredoxin to convert arsenate to arsenite, after which the efflux transporter formed by ArsA and ArsB can extrude the arsenite from the cell, providing resistance.), which produces MSRIYHNPKCSTSRKTLDLLRENGIEPEVVQYLKTPPTRAELAAMIKAAGIDVRTAVRKREALYTELNLAEATDEQLLDAMAEHPILIERPFVVTDKGTRLARPIDAVREIL; this is translated from the coding sequence ATGTCGCGGATTTACCACAACCCGAAATGCTCGACCTCCCGCAAGACGCTGGATCTGTTGCGGGAGAACGGCATCGAGCCCGAGGTCGTGCAGTACCTGAAGACGCCGCCGACCCGGGCCGAGCTCGCGGCGATGATCAAGGCTGCGGGTATCGACGTCCGGACCGCGGTGCGTAAGCGCGAGGCCCTCTACACCGAACTCAATCTGGCCGAGGCCACCGACGAGCAGCTGCTCGACGCCATGGCCGAACACCCGATCCTGATCGAGCGACCGTTCGTCGTCACCGACAAGGGCACTCGGCTGGCCCGCCCGATCGACGCGGTCCGCGAGATTCTGTGA
- a CDS encoding ribose-phosphate diphosphokinase: protein MATDWTDNRKNLMLFSGRAHPELAEQVAKELGVEVTPQTSRDFANGEIFVRFDESVRGSDAFVLQSHPAPLNHWLMEQLIMIDALKRGSAKRITAILPFYPYARQDKKHRGREPISARLVADLLKTAGADRIVSVDLHTDQIQGFFDGPVDHMRGQSLLCGYIGDKYGDSDLVVVSPDSGRVRVAEKWADSLGGVPLAFIHKTRDPLVPNQVKANRVVGEVKGKTCILTDDMIDTGGTIAGAVKLLREDGAKDVIIAATHGVLSDPAAQRLADCGAREVIVTNTLPITPDKQFPALTVLSIAPLVAATIRAVFENGSVTGLFDGSA from the coding sequence GTGGCCACGGACTGGACCGACAACCGCAAAAATCTGATGCTCTTCTCGGGGCGCGCGCACCCCGAACTGGCCGAACAGGTGGCCAAAGAGCTCGGCGTCGAGGTCACCCCGCAGACATCCCGGGACTTCGCGAACGGCGAGATCTTCGTCCGTTTCGACGAGTCGGTGCGCGGCAGTGACGCCTTCGTGCTGCAGAGCCACCCCGCGCCGCTGAACCACTGGTTGATGGAACAGCTCATCATGATCGACGCGCTCAAGCGCGGGTCGGCCAAGCGGATCACCGCGATCCTGCCGTTCTACCCGTACGCGCGCCAGGACAAGAAGCACCGCGGCCGCGAGCCCATCTCGGCCCGCCTGGTCGCCGACCTGCTCAAGACCGCCGGCGCGGACCGCATCGTCTCGGTCGACCTGCACACCGACCAGATTCAGGGCTTCTTCGACGGTCCGGTCGACCACATGCGCGGGCAGTCGCTGCTTTGCGGCTACATCGGTGACAAGTACGGCGACTCCGACCTCGTCGTCGTCTCCCCCGACTCCGGTCGCGTGCGCGTCGCCGAGAAGTGGGCCGACTCCCTGGGCGGCGTGCCGCTGGCCTTCATCCACAAGACCCGCGACCCGCTGGTCCCCAACCAGGTCAAGGCCAACCGCGTCGTCGGTGAGGTCAAGGGCAAGACCTGCATCCTGACCGACGACATGATCGACACCGGTGGCACCATCGCCGGCGCCGTCAAACTGCTACGCGAAGACGGTGCCAAGGACGTCATCATCGCCGCCACCCACGGCGTGCTGTCCGACCCCGCGGCCCAGCGCCTCGCCGACTGCGGCGCCCGCGAGGTCATCGTCACCAACACGCTGCCCATCACGCCGGACAAGCAGTTCCCGGCACTGACCGTGCTGTCGATCGCGCCGCTGGTGGCCGCGACCATCCGCGCGGTGTTCGAAAACGGCTCGGTCACCGGCCTTTTCGACGGTTCTGCGTAA
- the glmU gene encoding bifunctional UDP-N-acetylglucosamine diphosphorylase/glucosamine-1-phosphate N-acetyltransferase GlmU, translating into MTRGEAAVIVLAAGSGTRMRSDIPKVLHTLAGRSMLAHALHAVAKVNPTHLVVVVGKERERVTAHVHEIAGGLGRSVTVAIQDEQLGTGHAVSCGLSALPGDFAGTVVVTAGDVPLLDADTLANLVDTHAAATAAATVLTTTVTNPTGYGRILRTQDHEVIGIVEQADATESQRAIREVNSGVYAFDAAALRSALSRLRSDNAQQELYLTDAISIVRGDGQIVRAHHVDDSAQVSGVNDRVQLSEVAAELNRRIIAGHQRAGVTVIDPSTTWIDVDVSIGRDTVVRPCTQLLGATDVGANCVIGPDTTLTDMEVGDGAEVIRTHGQLAVIGAGATVGPFTYLRPGTELGADGKLGAFVEVKNSKIGTGTKVPHLTYVGDADIGEYSNIGASSVFVNYDGENKNRTTIGSHVRTGSDTMFVAPVTVGDGAYTGAGTVVREDVPPGALAVSKGEQRNIEGWVERKRPESKAAEAARKARGEA; encoded by the coding sequence GTGACTCGAGGCGAAGCCGCTGTCATCGTCCTGGCGGCCGGGTCGGGCACCCGGATGCGCTCCGACATCCCGAAGGTCCTGCATACGCTGGCCGGCCGCAGCATGCTGGCACACGCGCTGCATGCCGTCGCCAAGGTCAATCCGACGCACCTCGTTGTGGTGGTCGGCAAGGAGCGCGAGCGCGTCACCGCGCATGTGCACGAGATCGCGGGCGGCCTCGGGCGCAGCGTCACCGTCGCCATCCAGGACGAGCAGCTCGGTACCGGGCACGCCGTCAGCTGCGGCTTGTCCGCACTGCCCGGCGACTTCGCCGGCACCGTCGTCGTCACCGCGGGTGACGTGCCGCTGCTCGACGCCGACACCCTCGCCAATCTCGTCGATACCCACGCCGCCGCGACCGCGGCGGCCACCGTGCTGACCACGACCGTCACCAACCCGACGGGCTACGGCCGCATCCTGCGCACGCAGGACCACGAGGTGATCGGCATCGTCGAGCAGGCCGATGCCACCGAATCCCAGCGCGCCATCCGCGAGGTGAACTCCGGGGTGTACGCCTTCGACGCGGCCGCCCTGCGCTCGGCACTGAGCCGGCTGCGCTCCGACAACGCGCAGCAGGAGCTCTACCTCACCGACGCCATCTCGATCGTGCGCGGCGACGGCCAGATCGTGCGGGCCCACCATGTCGACGACAGCGCGCAGGTCTCCGGCGTCAACGACCGTGTGCAGCTGTCCGAGGTGGCCGCCGAACTGAACCGCCGCATCATCGCCGGCCACCAGCGCGCGGGCGTCACGGTCATCGACCCGAGCACCACCTGGATCGACGTCGACGTGAGCATCGGCCGCGACACCGTCGTGAGGCCGTGTACCCAGCTGCTGGGCGCCACCGACGTCGGCGCCAACTGCGTCATCGGCCCCGACACCACGCTGACCGACATGGAGGTCGGCGACGGCGCCGAGGTGATCCGCACCCACGGGCAGCTCGCGGTCATCGGGGCGGGCGCCACCGTCGGCCCCTTCACGTATCTGCGGCCCGGCACCGAACTCGGCGCCGACGGCAAGCTGGGTGCGTTCGTCGAGGTGAAGAACTCGAAGATCGGCACCGGCACCAAGGTGCCGCACCTGACCTACGTCGGGGACGCCGACATCGGCGAGTACAGCAACATCGGCGCGTCCAGCGTCTTCGTCAACTACGACGGTGAGAACAAGAACCGCACCACCATCGGTTCCCACGTGCGCACCGGCTCGGACACGATGTTCGTCGCACCGGTGACCGTCGGCGACGGCGCCTACACCGGCGCCGGCACCGTGGTCCGCGAGGACGTACCCCCTGGTGCGCTGGCCGTTTCGAAGGGCGAACAGCGCAATATCGAGGGCTGGGTCGAACGGAAGCGACCCGAGTCGAAGGCCGCCGAAGCCGCGAGGAAAGCACGCGGCGAGGCCTGA
- a CDS encoding TetR/AcrR family transcriptional regulator, protein MTGSERRQQLIEIAKSLFAERGYDGTSIEEIAQRANVSKPVVYEHFGGKEGLYAVVVDREMSALLDGITSSLTNNRSRVRVERVALALLTYVEEHTDGFRILIRDSPAAITSGTYSTLLNDAVNQVSSILAGDFSRRGLDPELAPLYAQALVGSVSMSAQWWLDTREPKKEVVAAHLVNLMWNGLTHLESDPELHEN, encoded by the coding sequence ATGACCGGCAGTGAACGCCGTCAGCAGCTCATCGAGATCGCCAAGTCGCTTTTCGCCGAACGCGGCTACGACGGCACGTCCATCGAGGAGATCGCGCAGCGCGCCAACGTCTCCAAGCCTGTCGTCTACGAGCATTTCGGTGGTAAGGAAGGCCTCTACGCCGTCGTCGTCGACCGTGAGATGTCCGCGCTGCTCGACGGCATCACGTCGTCACTGACCAACAACCGGTCGCGGGTGCGCGTCGAGCGGGTGGCGCTGGCGCTGTTGACCTACGTCGAGGAGCACACCGACGGCTTCCGCATCCTGATCAGGGATTCGCCGGCGGCCATTACCTCGGGCACCTACTCGACGCTGCTCAACGACGCGGTCAACCAGGTCAGCTCGATCCTGGCCGGTGACTTCTCCCGCCGCGGGCTCGACCCGGAGCTGGCGCCGCTCTATGCGCAGGCGCTCGTGGGCTCAGTGTCGATGTCCGCGCAGTGGTGGCTGGACACCCGCGAACCGAAGAAGGAAGTGGTCGCCGCGCACCTGGTCAATCTGATGTGGAACGGCCTGACGCATCTCGAGTCGGATCCCGAGCTGCACGAGAACTGA
- a CDS encoding diaminopimelate decarboxylase: MTLLDILPSLRGAMRPRIDTTIWPLTTQVDALGRLCVGSVALTDVADEFGTPAYVLDEADFRKRAQHYRATLRGVEVVYAAQSLLTRTVAGWVHEAGLGMAVCSTAELATALAGGMDPARIVVHGSGKSVDELATAAGAGVGRIVLDCPIEMAYLAGVARRRQAVLLQVRPGVDVLPTVRRALATPQLPLAGLYCHLGTQIAEPEVYVEAVRGLVDTMTDVRAAHGVVLTELNIGGGHAIAYRTGEPELDVAALADFLEDALDAACAANRFPRPRLVVEPGRAISGRAGVTLHRVQSVSARTDGRAVVTVDGSHPHSAPVANYTVTLANRHPLGPTRPATVLGRDGTVIADDLDLPDDVHPGDLLATACTGAYHHSTASNFTMTTRPPVIAVCDRRVRALIRRETTADLLLRDCG; encoded by the coding sequence ATGACACTGCTCGACATCCTGCCGTCCCTGCGGGGCGCCATGCGTCCGCGCATCGACACCACCATCTGGCCGCTGACCACCCAGGTCGACGCCTTGGGACGACTCTGCGTCGGGTCGGTCGCGCTCACCGACGTGGCCGACGAGTTCGGCACGCCCGCATATGTTCTGGATGAGGCGGACTTCCGCAAGCGGGCCCAGCACTACCGCGCCACGCTGCGCGGCGTCGAGGTCGTCTACGCCGCCCAGTCCCTGCTGACCAGGACCGTTGCCGGCTGGGTGCACGAGGCCGGCCTCGGCATGGCGGTGTGTTCGACGGCCGAGCTGGCCACGGCCCTCGCCGGCGGCATGGACCCGGCGCGCATCGTCGTCCACGGCAGCGGCAAGTCGGTCGACGAGCTGGCGACCGCCGCGGGCGCCGGCGTCGGCCGCATCGTGCTGGACTGCCCCATCGAGATGGCCTACCTGGCGGGCGTCGCGCGCCGGCGGCAGGCCGTGCTGCTGCAGGTCCGGCCCGGTGTCGACGTGCTGCCGACCGTCCGCCGGGCGCTCGCCACCCCGCAACTGCCGCTGGCCGGCCTGTACTGCCACCTCGGCACGCAGATCGCCGAACCGGAGGTGTACGTCGAGGCCGTGCGCGGTCTCGTCGACACCATGACCGATGTGCGCGCCGCCCACGGCGTCGTGCTCACCGAACTGAACATCGGCGGCGGCCACGCCATCGCCTACCGGACCGGCGAACCCGAACTCGACGTGGCGGCCCTCGCCGATTTCCTGGAAGACGCCCTCGACGCCGCCTGCGCCGCCAACCGCTTCCCCCGGCCCCGGCTCGTCGTCGAACCCGGCCGCGCGATCAGCGGCCGGGCCGGCGTGACGCTGCACCGCGTGCAGTCGGTGTCGGCCCGCACCGACGGCCGCGCCGTCGTCACCGTCGACGGCAGCCACCCGCACTCGGCGCCGGTCGCGAATTACACTGTCACCCTTGCCAATCGGCACCCGCTCGGGCCCACGCGACCCGCCACCGTCCTCGGCCGCGACGGCACCGTCATCGCCGACGACCTCGACCTGCCCGACGACGTCCACCCCGGCGATCTGCTCGCCACCGCGTGCACCGGCGCCTACCACCACAGCACGGCGTCGAACTTCACCATGACGACCCGGCCACCGGTCATCGCCGTGTGCGACCGCCGGGTCCGGGCGCTGATCCGCCGGGAGACCACGGCGGACCTGCTGCTGCGCGACTGCGGCTAG
- the mfd gene encoding transcription-repair coupling factor, which yields MTSPGQQSIQTPLAGLVQLALTDPGLQELTRQAAEGVAEQALVGPVSARLPVAAALAAAGPVLVVTATGREADDLTAELRAVHGDAVALFPSWETLPHERLSPGVDTVGARLTVLRRLARPDDARLGPPLRVVVTTARSLLQPLAGGVTDAEPVTLTIGGEADFDDTVARLVELAYTRVDMVGKRGEFAVRGGILDVFTPTAEHPVRVEFWGDEVTEMRMFSVADQRSIPEIAVDTVIAMPCRELLLTADVRERAAEIGAGLPSSDNQVTGSIADMMAKLAEGIPVDGMEALLPVLRPGELALLTDRLPAGAPLLICDPEKVRTRAADLIKTGREFLEASWSVAAVGGDAPIDVEQLGGSGFRDFVEVREAAAAGGHPWWTLSQLANESAAEVDIRPAPSARSQQSLEEIFAMLRAHIATGGLAAVVTPGTGTAHRVVEQLGESDVAATMLEPGEVPKPGVVGVLKGPLHDGLVLPGVNLVIITETDLTGNRAGATEGKRLAAKRRNVVDPLALTAGDLVVHDQHGIGKFVEMTERVVGGARREYLVLEYASAKRGGGSDRLYVPMDSLDQLSRYVGGTEPTLSRLGGSDWTNTKTKARKAVREIAGELVSLYAKRQSAPGHAFAPDTPWQAEMEDAFGFTETMDQLTAITEVKSDMEKPVPMDRVICGDVGYGKTEIAVRAAFKAVQDGKQVAVLVPTTLLADQHLQTFTARMAGFPVTVKGLSRFTDPAESRLVVEGLKDGSVDVVIGTHRLLATGVTWKDLGLVIVDEEQRFGVEHKEHIKSMRTHVDVLTMSATPIPRTLEMSLAGIREMSTILTPPEERFPVLTYVGPHDDKQVAAALRRELLRDGQAFYIHNRVKSIDNAAARVRQMVPEARVVVAHGQMPEEMLEKTVEGFWNREYDILVCTTIVETGLDISNANTLIVERADTFGLSQLHQLRGRVGRSRERGYAYFLYPPEVPLTETAHDRLATIAQNNDLGAGMAVAMKDLEIRGAGNVLGVEQSGHVAGVGFDLYVRLVGEAVEAYRAAVDGKTIAAVEEPKEVRVDLPIDAHLPPDYIASDRLRLEAYRRLAAASDHAAVAAVVEELVDRYGPLPEPAQRLVAVARLRLLCREYGVTEVSAISDSTIRLTPLTLLDSGQLRLKRMYPGATYRATTSTVQIPIPRAGAGVGAPRIRDLELARAVAGLLLVLDGKAAGEVDITDLGGSAVGESGQSK from the coding sequence ATGACCTCCCCGGGGCAGCAATCGATCCAAACCCCGTTGGCGGGGCTCGTCCAACTCGCACTCACCGATCCTGGCCTGCAGGAACTGACGCGGCAGGCCGCCGAGGGTGTCGCCGAGCAGGCTCTGGTGGGCCCGGTCAGCGCGCGGCTCCCGGTCGCGGCCGCGCTGGCCGCCGCCGGTCCGGTGCTGGTCGTCACGGCCACCGGTCGCGAGGCCGACGACCTCACCGCCGAACTGCGGGCCGTCCACGGCGACGCCGTGGCGCTGTTCCCGTCGTGGGAGACGCTGCCGCACGAGCGGCTCTCGCCCGGCGTGGACACCGTGGGTGCCCGGCTGACGGTGCTGCGCCGGCTGGCGCGGCCCGACGACGCCCGCCTCGGCCCGCCGCTGCGCGTGGTGGTCACCACGGCCCGGTCGCTGTTGCAACCGCTGGCCGGCGGGGTCACCGACGCCGAGCCGGTGACGTTGACCATCGGCGGTGAAGCCGACTTCGACGACACCGTGGCGCGGCTGGTCGAGCTGGCCTACACGCGCGTCGACATGGTGGGCAAGCGCGGCGAATTCGCCGTCCGCGGCGGCATTCTCGACGTCTTCACGCCGACCGCCGAGCACCCGGTGCGCGTCGAGTTCTGGGGCGACGAGGTCACCGAGATGCGGATGTTCTCGGTGGCCGACCAGCGGTCCATCCCCGAGATCGCGGTCGACACGGTGATCGCGATGCCCTGCCGCGAACTGCTGCTGACCGCGGATGTCCGCGAACGCGCCGCCGAGATCGGGGCGGGCCTGCCCAGCAGCGACAACCAGGTCACCGGCAGCATCGCCGACATGATGGCCAAGCTCGCCGAGGGCATCCCGGTCGACGGCATGGAGGCACTGCTTCCGGTGCTGCGCCCGGGCGAACTGGCATTGCTCACCGACCGGCTGCCCGCCGGTGCGCCGCTGCTGATCTGCGACCCGGAGAAGGTGCGCACCCGCGCCGCCGATCTGATCAAGACGGGCCGCGAGTTCCTGGAGGCCTCGTGGTCGGTGGCCGCCGTGGGCGGCGACGCGCCGATTGATGTTGAGCAGCTTGGTGGTTCGGGTTTCCGGGACTTCGTGGAGGTCCGTGAGGCCGCGGCCGCCGGTGGCCACCCGTGGTGGACGCTGAGCCAGCTGGCCAATGAGTCGGCCGCGGAGGTCGACATCCGGCCCGCGCCGTCGGCCCGCAGCCAGCAGAGCCTCGAGGAGATTTTCGCGATGCTCCGGGCCCACATCGCCACCGGCGGGCTCGCCGCGGTGGTGACCCCCGGTACCGGTACCGCGCACCGCGTTGTCGAGCAGCTCGGCGAATCCGACGTCGCCGCAACGATGTTGGAGCCCGGTGAGGTGCCAAAGCCCGGTGTCGTCGGCGTGCTCAAGGGCCCGCTGCACGACGGTCTGGTGCTGCCCGGCGTCAACCTGGTGATCATCACCGAGACCGACCTGACGGGTAACCGCGCCGGAGCTACCGAGGGCAAAAGGCTTGCCGCCAAACGGCGTAACGTCGTCGACCCGCTCGCCTTGACGGCCGGTGACCTGGTGGTGCACGACCAGCACGGCATCGGCAAGTTCGTCGAGATGACCGAGCGCGTGGTCGGTGGCGCCCGGCGCGAGTACCTGGTGCTCGAATACGCCTCGGCCAAACGTGGCGGTGGATCCGACCGGCTGTACGTGCCGATGGACTCGCTGGACCAGCTGTCCCGCTATGTCGGCGGCACCGAGCCCACGCTGAGCCGGCTCGGCGGTAGCGACTGGACCAACACGAAGACCAAGGCGCGCAAGGCCGTTCGCGAGATCGCGGGCGAGCTGGTGTCGCTGTACGCCAAGCGGCAGTCCGCCCCGGGACACGCGTTCGCGCCGGACACCCCGTGGCAGGCCGAGATGGAGGACGCGTTCGGCTTCACCGAGACCATGGACCAGCTGACCGCCATCACCGAGGTCAAGTCCGACATGGAGAAGCCGGTCCCCATGGACCGCGTCATCTGCGGTGACGTCGGCTACGGCAAGACCGAGATCGCGGTCCGCGCGGCGTTCAAGGCCGTGCAGGACGGCAAGCAGGTCGCGGTGCTGGTGCCGACGACGCTGCTGGCCGACCAGCACCTGCAGACCTTCACCGCCCGCATGGCCGGGTTCCCGGTGACGGTCAAGGGCCTGTCCCGGTTCACCGATCCCGCCGAATCCCGTTTGGTAGTCGAGGGTTTGAAGGACGGCTCGGTCGACGTGGTGATCGGCACGCACCGACTGCTGGCGACCGGCGTCACCTGGAAAGACCTCGGCCTGGTGATCGTCGACGAGGAGCAGCGCTTCGGTGTCGAGCACAAGGAGCACATCAAGTCGATGCGCACCCACGTCGACGTGCTGACCATGAGCGCCACCCCGATCCCGCGCACGCTGGAGATGAGCCTCGCGGGTATCCGGGAGATGTCGACGATCCTGACGCCGCCCGAGGAACGCTTCCCGGTGCTGACTTACGTTGGGCCACACGACGACAAGCAGGTCGCCGCGGCGCTGCGGCGTGAACTGCTGCGCGACGGGCAGGCGTTCTACATCCACAACCGGGTGAAGTCGATCGACAACGCGGCCGCGCGGGTGCGTCAGATGGTGCCCGAGGCGCGGGTCGTCGTGGCGCACGGGCAGATGCCCGAGGAAATGCTGGAGAAGACCGTCGAGGGCTTCTGGAACCGCGAGTACGACATCCTGGTGTGCACCACGATCGTCGAGACGGGCCTTGACATTTCGAATGCCAACACGCTGATCGTGGAGCGGGCCGACACCTTCGGCCTGTCGCAGCTGCACCAGCTGCGGGGCCGCGTCGGCCGCAGCCGCGAACGTGGCTACGCGTACTTCCTGTACCCGCCCGAGGTTCCGCTCACCGAGACCGCGCACGACCGGCTGGCCACCATCGCGCAGAACAACGACCTGGGCGCCGGTATGGCCGTCGCGATGAAGGACCTCGAGATCCGCGGCGCCGGCAATGTGCTGGGTGTCGAGCAGTCCGGGCATGTCGCGGGCGTCGGCTTCGACCTGTACGTCCGGCTCGTCGGTGAGGCCGTCGAGGCCTACCGGGCCGCGGTTGACGGGAAAACCATTGCGGCCGTGGAGGAACCGAAGGAGGTGCGGGTCGACCTGCCGATCGACGCCCACCTGCCGCCGGACTACATCGCCAGCGACCGGCTGCGGCTCGAGGCCTACCGCCGGCTGGCTGCGGCGTCCGATCACGCGGCCGTGGCGGCTGTCGTCGAGGAGTTGGTGGACCGCTACGGACCGCTCCCCGAACCCGCGCAGCGCCTCGTCGCGGTGGCGCGCCTGCGGCTGTTGTGCCGTGAGTACGGCGTCACCGAGGTGTCCGCGATCTCGGACTCGACCATCCGTCTGACGCCGCTGACGCTCCTGGACTCGGGGCAGCTGCGGCTCAAGCGGATGTATCCCGGCGCGACGTACCGGGCCACCACGTCGACGGTCCAGATTCCCATTCCGCGGGCCGGTGCCGGGGTCGGCGCGCCCCGCATCCGTGATCTGGAGCTGGCCCGCGCGGTGGCCGGATTGCTGCTGGTGCTCGACGGGAAAGCGGCAGGTGAAGTCGACATCACTGACCTGGGAGGTAGCGCAGTGGGAGAATCGGGGCAGTCCAAGTGA